From the genome of Salvelinus namaycush isolate Seneca chromosome 1, SaNama_1.0, whole genome shotgun sequence:
acggtgaagcatggtggtggcagcatcatgttgtggggatgtttttcagcagcagggactgggagactagtcatgatcgaggcaaagatgaacagagcaaagtacagagagatccttgatgaaaacctgctccagaccgctcaggacctcagactggggcgaaggttcaccttacaacaggacaacgacactaagcacacagccaagacaatgcaggagtggcttcaggacaagtctctgaatgtccttgagtggcacagccagagcccggacttgaacccaatcaaacatctctggagagacctgaaaatagctgttcagcaacactccccatccaacctgacagagcttgagaggatctgcagagaagaatgggagaaattccccaaatataggtgtgccaagcttgtagcgtcatacccaagaagactcaaggctgtaatcgctgccaaaggtgcttcaacaaagtcctgagtaaagagtctgaatacttatggaaatgggatatatgttttattatttaaaaaatttgcTCAAATGTcaaactatttttgctttgtcatcatgggtattgtgtgtagattgatgagggggaaaaaacaattgaatcaattttagaatacggttGTGAcctaaaaatgtggaaaaagtcaaggggtctgaatactttctgaaagcactgtacattTTATCAATATACAGTAAATAGTATAGTTTAGTATTGTATAGTATTGTCTAGAGGTTGTATAGTATATTGTATAGTTTAGTATAACTACTGTTGTTCATAGTTTTACTCTGGATTTTAGAAGAGGACAAACATGCAGTCATAACCTCTTGTTCATATAGAATCATATCAAACAtgcaaataataacaataatcaaTGGACTGTTGTTTAGTTTTGCTGTTAGCATCAATGCTAACTGACAAGGTACTGCTAATCAACTGTCACTTTTGTACAATAAGCTCAATAAGACTTTAATACTGCCCTCTAAAGGCAAAACGTAGTAACTACATTTATTTTgttactgcaaaatctgactaaAGTTATTTTTCTGTCTAGACAGCGATTTCTGACACATATATTCTGATCAACTGTCTTGTTCTTGTGTCAGGAAACTACATACTACTTTAATCAGATAATATACGTGACCATTACAACAGATCCTTTGTACGGCAGAACACAGTAAACAGGTTTTATTTTCCTCTGGGAATGTGATTATTATTGTAGGAATAATATAAAATCGTCACTTTGCCTTTCAAACTTTTACTCCTTATTTTGAACCAACCCTATTATCTGTCACCCTGTATCTGTCACCTTGTGTCCGTCATTCGGTATCTGTCACCCTGTATCTGTCACCCTGTAACTGTCACCCTGTATCTGTCACCCTGTATCCGTCATTCGGTAACTGTCACCTGGTATCCATCATTCGGTATCTGTCACCCTGTATCTGTCACCCTGTATCTGTCACCCTGTATCTGTCACCCTGTATCTGTCACCCTGTATCTGTCACCCTGTATCTGTCACCCTGTATCTGTCACCCTGTATCTGTCACCCTGTATCTGTCACCCTGTATCTGTCACCCTGTATCTGTCACCCTGTATCTGTCACCCTGTATCTGTCACCCTGTATCTGTCACCCTGTATCCGTCACCCTATTATCTCTCACCCTGTATCTGTCAGCCTGTATCTTGTCACCTAACTCCTCACACTGACCAAATGTGATACCTACCTGTGTGATAGAGACTCATGTCATAGAGACTCGTGTCATAGAGACTCGTGTCATAGAGACTCGTGTCATAGAGACTCCTTGGAAGACAACTGTATTTGAAAGCTGAGTTGTATTAGTTCTACGGTATTAGTCTACTTGTACTGTACTTGAAATGTGCATGAATAGCCTGAATATTGCTGTCCAGTTCACTGCTCTAAACCTGGTATtttacactgaaccaaaatataaacatgtttcatcacagaaatgttccatatgcacaaaaaagcttatttctctcaaattttgtgcacaaatttgtttacatcccagttagtgagcattttatgttttgtcaagataatccatgcaCCTGCCAGGtgcggcatatcaagaatctgttttaacagcatgatcattacacaggtgcaccttgtgccggggacataaaaaggccactaaaatgtgcagttttgtcacacaacacagatgttttgcaattggcatgctgactgcaggaatgtccaccagagctgtttccagagaatttaatgttaatttctctaccataaactgcctccaatgtcgttttagacaATGTGGCAGtttgtccaaccggcctcacaaccgcagacaaccacaggacctccacatcctgcttcttcacctgcaggattgtcagacgggggaggggagggaaggggggttgaggagtatttctgtctgtaataaagcccttttgtggggggaaaattattctgattggctgggcatgGCTCTACAGTGGGGGGCATATGgcctcccaggcccatccatggctgtacccctgcccagtcgtgaaatccatagattgggacctaatgaatttatttcaattgactgatatatatatatatatatatatatatatatatatatatatatatatatatagtataaaaAAGAAGACATTTTAGATGAGCAGAAATGTTTATAAATTATTAATTTTAATGATAAAGTATGGAGTGCTTTGAAGTTTCAACTTCATCCATATTTATTTTAAGGATATCATCAGTTTTGTTTTTTCCTCTGAAATACCAAAGCACACTATTGACGTGAAGTGTCTTACAGTTAAACGTATTGGAAGATACATTATAGCCACAGGTGGTTTCCGTTTAGTTTTCTCTCTGAAATACCACAGAACCTGATGTCACAGCATTCATGTGACATGTCTTACGTTTAAAGAAGTAACATGGTTCAAACAGCTTATTAAAATACCCACATCATTCTGAAGAAACAACTCTGTTTCGAAACGCTCTTCTGGCCCGGAGTCCCGATTTAGAAGTGCGTCATTTCCTCCGTAGTTGGTATTCCCGACGCCATTTATGGAGTTGCAGGCGTTGCACGCGAGGTTCCCTTGGGCGTGCTCAAGACATTTAAATCAACTGCTAAAACTCCTCCCACTTGTTGGCCAACAGATTTTCgcatggagttttcattcaatagggttttcagtacatttatcttaattAAACCATCCCTTTACATATGGTATACCTTTTAATACGAATTTCGTCGAAAGATGAGAATACATGTAGAGAACTTGTTCAGGgtattagggatcaatgaaagaaaccCGACTAAatacacggagtgtacaaaacattaggagcaccttcctaatattgagttgcccccagtttcagcaccaattggtagatttaaaaaatactctGATAGTGTGGATTATTTAGGTTAAGAAAAGTATTTACGaatcataaaataaaaaaataaaaacaggttATGAGAGCCTTTACGCACTAAAGAAAGAAAACGGTTGTTTAATTAATTCTGATAATTGCCATATTCAGTTCTTATAAACCAATGGTAATGTTTAGTGTTTATAGAATTATAAAagggagaatagtgtacaatagCAGTCTATACCCTcgtctattgcctgcactaaccatggaactgtgtgacgACACAAGTATTGCGCCTTACGTCGGGTTCAAACTGTTTACGGCTTTGTCTGCGCTCCGCTCCGTAACGATTTAATTAGCCTGTCAACTGTGACTaatgatcctcagcaacaaccacatAACCGTGATGACGTTTACAGAGGAAGCAAATTTAAGGTAAATGAAACAATTTAATTATatggaatgataatgtaggctataccaactAAAGGGAACTAACTGTACATTTGGCCGTAGTTTAGCCTATAAGACATTAAAAAATTATCATCCCTGCAAGTTAAAAGGCCTATACAATTTTAATTATGCATAACGGCACAgcatttcataaactttactgtgggaaaattgatatgttgatatgtttcagtttgctgccaaatgactcccatccaacctgacagatcttgagagatTCTGCAGAAGAAGAACgggagaaagtccccaaatacaggtgtgccaagcttgtagcgtcatacccaagaagactcgaggctgtaaccgctgccaaaggtgcttcaacaaagtactgagtaaaggggtctgaatacttatggaaatgtccTATTTCAGTTGTTTTATTTGTTAAACATTTGctaaaaattcaaaaaaaaaactgtttcctACATTGTAATATTATAATTGTTTTTGTTTCCTCTTGGTCCCCCCCACACGGGTAACTACCTGCATTAATCTTGCCCTGAGCAGCACTTTCATTCACAGGGTGATTAGCATACTTTAAaaacaaacattaaaaaaaaaaaacgtatacaTTTAAATCTGCCTGCTGATAGGCCATCAACTGTGGATGGGCGTTTCCATTGCTTTCAATCTGGTTAGGTAGGTTTACACTACCAGAAGACACCTGGCCACATGGGCAATCCGCAAGCATGTTGTCTGGGAACATTCAACACATCCGCAATATATTTACTACAAACCGATTTGATATCAACATCGAATCTAAAAAAATGCAACATATTGATATAGATTTTCCATAACACTAATGGGTTTATTTGATTGAAATGAATTAATTTAATCATAGTTTGAAAGAGACCATGAATTAAACTGTAACATTGTATGAAATTGATATTGGTGACTGTAGAGAATGAACGTAGTTTAACCTGAGTGTTTTTGATAGGGTCTATCTTTAGTCATCTTTACATGTCAACACACAGGTTTTTATCTAcaacccccaaaaatatatttggtGTTTCAAAGATAGTGTATTGCGTTGGGACCAATGGCGTGGGTTGAGTAGAAAGGCATGCTGGGTATTTAGACCTCAGTACTCCATGAAATAACACCATAtatatatagattctacagaccctactgagcATTCCCAACCGCACTTTTACCTTTGAACATAGAATAGTAGTATCTATAAGCATAATATGTCATTTTATAAGTCTATTGCATTGGGACTAGTCTCGCGTTGCCATACCCCCAAAATCACATCGTTGTCGCACCTCCCTTGGCTACATTGGGACCAAATGGAGTAGGTTGAGTAGAAAGGCATGCTGGGTATTTAGGCATGCTGAGTAGAAAGGCATGCTGGGTATTTAGACCTCAGTCCTCCATGAAATAACAGCATATATAGATTCCACAGACCCCTACTGAGTAATCCCAACCCCACGTTTACACTGGCATATAGAAACGTTTTTCCTTTATAAGTCAATATGTCATTTATATGTAGAGTAATCCCAACCACACGTTTACACTGGCATATAGAAACGTTTTTCCTTTATAAGTCAATATGTCATTTATATGTAGAGTAATCCTAACCACACGTTTACACTGGCATATAGAAACGTTTTTCCTTTATAAGTCAATATGTCATTTATGTGTAGAGTAATCCCAACCCCACGTTTACACCGGCATATAGAATATAAACCAATATGTAATTCACATGCAGTATATTTATTGCGTTTACAGTGAATAGAATGGGTGGAGACTCATCGGTACTCTGTATTCAACGAGACCCAATTTAAATTTCGCAGACTCTATGGAGTAATtctaattatatatattttgtatttgattaAAAGTGTATTTTAAATATATCCTATTTCAATAGTTTTCAACGTGTACACTTTCTAAAGAAACGCTGTTATAAATAATAcaagatttaaaaataaaataatttctaattatccatatatatttttcaaaaggTGGTTGAACGCTGTGAAAAACAGCTGTACTGCAAGTTTAGAACGTCTTTGCTGAGCTCGTTCTGCCAGCATTATATCCTGCTGCTAGGAGAACGGTAATtgtgtagcctacacacacacacacacacacacacacacacacacacacacacacacacacagggctgtagAAACAGGGAAGTACTATTTAGAGCGGTGACGTTGATGAAATCCCCACCGTAACGTGTCTCGGACCGCCCACATTCTATAAAGGCAGAGATCGGCTCCTTACTATTATTATCTCTATCAACAACAAGATATACTGTACTCACTTCTGATTTAGCTTACTGCTGTCTAGGACTCACACTGAGCTATAGCATACTCAGAGCTATACGGCTATAGGAACAACTATACAGCTATAATAGAAGCAGCTATACAGCAAACGCATCCATGAAGCTCGAATCGAGAAAGTCCTCACTGAAAAGGACTGAGAGCCAGAAAGAGACCGTACCAAACAAAGGTAAACACCatttgcttctacacctgcattgcttgctgtttggggttttaggctgggtttctgtacagcacttcgagatattagctgatgtacgaagggctatataaaataaacttgatttgatttgactgattTATCTCTAATTATAGTCCATATCAACTCATTTTCCTAAATCAATGTCGCCTGCCTCTGTTCACCTGTATCTTTCGTAGGCTATGTAGCTAAAATACTTTTACTTCCTGGGTTTTCAGATCAGAAAGCCACTGTGGAATGTGCGCAACAGCTGCGTAAAATCGGAGACCTTTTCAACCTGAAATACATACTGGCGGATATGCTTGCTAAAATCTCAACGGATCCGAAAATCAAGTGAAATGGATACAGTAGCTGCCTTTGATAGTAAAGTGGATCGAAATTGGATCATCATGCCTTAACAGGAAACGTGTTGCGGTCGTTACAATGTGAAGAGTTCGTTATAATAACACAAAGCCAATGTGGACCTCACACGCCCATGCCCGGAGCTAGGCTACTCTCAGCCGGAGTATCTTTATGGACGCTCCTTCAACAGAGACTGCTTTCTACGCCCAGCGTCCCGGGACGCAGGTGGGTATTTGTCCATAGTCTAAGAGATATATATACCACCGCCCTATTGGAATATTTAGGCCGGGAAAATGAAGACGGGCCGGGAAGCCGAAACAGAACATTTGGAGTAAAGAGAAGACAGGATAGCAAACCAACATGTAGCCTAAAATAGAGACTAAAAGAGTATCTATCTGTTATTAAACGTTTGATTCTAATCGTCAGGGTGTTTATGCTGTCTTGTTTTACGTTTGTTTGGTGATTTGGTATTTGCTTATTGTTTGAAAATAATTTTATTCTGTCAAGTTTGTTTGGTGATTTTGATATTTGCTTATTGTTTGAAAATCATTTTATGCTGTCTGTTTTAAGTTTGTTTGGTGATAGATTTTTACTTATTTGTTTGAAAATAATATCAATAAATGTTTTGATTTCTTCTCTTGTCATCAACGGAGGTTGTTCTTCTTTCGGTAGTAGGCCTCTATTTCTGTTGACGGTGACGTTCAATACGCTTTCCCTGTTtggttctgtttgcttccgtttaagaaatgttttaacagaatcagcggaatgaatacacccctgatcacacagtaaacacagttcactctcatagcagccacgttgtattccttctcttcccttcgcttgtggacttcaatgcacaacacatcagctctatgtgaccaggtgaaaaaacctttccaagccaaacatcTACATCGTTGACACCATATTAGCTACAGTGaggtcatagtcagcatagctaatagaactaacgcgttagtaaacccgctacaatcatgcagtaacgttccggccggccccaggtggcaataaattagtaataccaaaagcctaccttgacttggaagagtgttgtgttggaaaggcatagccagctagctaacatagcatccccctgtttgagcagggtgtttcagtaggctaaactagctagctaagtaagtgaaagtgaacaAAAATGAcactatttctctcttgcttctcctaaATTTTGGAAGACATTAatttgttcaactattgtctttctctctcttctagtcaactactcaccacattttatgcactgcagtgctagctagctgtagcttatgctttcagtactagattcattctctgatctgattgggtggacaacatgtcagttcatgctgcaagagctctgataggttggaggaagtcctccggaagttgtcataattactgtgtaagtctatggaagggggtgagaaccatgcgcctcctaggttttgtattgaagtacattggtagccagaggaggacggaagctagctgtcctccggctacaccatggtgctaccctacagagtgctgttgaggctactgtagaccttctttgcaaaatagtgtgttttaatcagttatttggtgacgtgattttTATGAAATtaactgaggaggatggtcctccccttcctcatcTGAGGAACTTCCACTTCTGTTGAGGTTAGAGGACACACAAACACTTTGGTTTGGAATAGGAAGCATAATTGTCCTCAACTCCCAACTGTCAACTGTCAAGAGTAAACCCATGTCATAAACTGACTGGCAGGGGACCATCCAGCATCAGCATCACCCATGTGACCTGATGATGAGGTTATCTATTAACTCCTTTGTCTGAAAATAGTTTTTTACAATCTATATGACCTTTGGAAACCCATATTGATATGGGATTCTTTTTATGTTACGTAGATTGACAGACGGGTatgtcaatagactcttaaggattttaAGCGTGAGAATAGAGTGCAATTCACCCGCTATTCGTTTTGTGTGGAGATCGAATACATTAAGGTGTGGCTGGGTCTACAGATATACCATATTCTGACTCTATCTTAATTGAAtttaattccaccacctttacagACACGGAAACCATGAATAAGCTTGAGTGAACCTaccggttccaagtggaaaaagcgTCTACCATtttccatgcactgtaatttacaacttgataagagctattgataagagctaggtaaataaGTAATCTGTTTGAATAAGGGAATTGTAAATATGTATGACGCTTGTTTAAGGGTGTTTTCACATATAGTCTTCTTTAAAAGAACCAATCTCAGTCCTCTTTCATGTAAACtctgaggtaaaaaaaaaaaaaaaagatctcaGTTCTCTTTGTACTCACACTGCTTTTCAATGAAGACTCAACTCTTTTGTcagttcacttcacctattttgtgTACCGAGTCCACTTTGCATTCACAATGctatgtttagaaaggaaccaagatctttttccaacatgcactttttttttttttttttttacaaagtgcaagACAAGCCATTTGATCAGAATGTGTTATCCGACAGCTAGATATACCTACTTACGTTTTGGAAGCTAATAGATTTCGTTTAGTTAAAAGATGAGACATAATAATTGTGATCAGAAGATACTATTAACCGAATAAATAGCAATATAATGACTACAgaataaaataaactgaaaatGTTACACCCACGGTGGGCTACTGCCCCTTTAAAAGCTACAATAggctactgcccctttaagagctaCAATAGGCTACTGCCCCTTTAAAAACTACAATAGGCTACTGCCCCTTTAAAGCTACAATAGGCTACTGCCCCTTTAAAAGCTACAATAggctactgcccctttaagagctacaataggctactgcccctttaagagctaCAATAGGCTACTGCCCCTTTAAAAGCTACAATAggctactgcccctttaagagctaCAATAGGCTACTGCCCCTTTAAAAGCTACAATAGGCTACTGCCCCTTTAAAAGCTACAATAggctactgcccctttaagagctaCAATAGGCTACTGCCCCTTTAAAAGCTACAATAggctactgcccctttaagagctaCAATAGGCTACTGCCCCTTTAAAAGCTACAATAGGCTACTGCCCCTTTAAAAGCTACAATAggctactgcccctttaagagctacaataggctactgcccctttaagagctagAATAGATTTTCTAACCTATGTTGTAATTCTCACCAAATAGGTTGATGTCTTCTCACACTATTCCAATCCCACAATCAATAAATAGATTATAAAGCTCTCTTACCAGACACATATTGCAAAAAAAATGATCTGAACTAAAAACTTCACACATTTTGTAATTTCTGTGTGTCCTTGACAATCACTAATCAATATCCAAAAAGGAGTTATGAGGGATTAtgccagtagtctagtgtgagtggttataacagtagtctagtgtggggggttatgccagtagtctagtgtggggggttatgccagtagtctagtgtgaggggttatgacagtagtctagtgtggggggttatgacagtagtctagtgtgagtggttataacagtagtctagtgtgaggggttatgacagtagtctagtgtgaggggttataacagtagtctactgtgaggggttataacagtagtctactgtgaggggttatgtcagtagtctagtgtgaggggttatgccagtagtctagtgtgaggggttatgccagtagtctagtgggaggggttatgtcagtagtctagtgggaggggttataacagtagtctagtgtgaggggttatgccagtagtctagtgtgaggggttatgccagtagtctagtgtgaggggttatgccagtagtctagtgtgaggggttatggcagtagtctagtgtgaggggttatgtcagtagtctagtgtgaggggttatggcagtagtctagtgtgaggggttatgccagtagtctagtgtgaggggttatgccagtagtctagtgggaggggttatgacagtagtctagtgagggattataacagtagtctagtgtgaggggttataacagtagtctagtgtgaggggttatgtcagtagtctagtgtgaggggttatgtcagtagtctaatgtgaggggttatgtcagtagtctaatgtgaggggttataacagtagtctagtgtgaggggttatgacagtagtctagtgtgaggggttataacagtagtctagtgtgaggggttataacagtagtctagtgtgaggggttataacagtagtctagtgtgaggggttatgtcagtagtctagtgtgaggggttatggcagtagtctagtgtgaggggttatgccagtagtctagtgtgaggggttatggcagtagtctagtgtgaggggttatggcagtagtctagtgtgaggggttatgccagtagtctagtgtgaggggttatgccagtagtctagtgggaggggttataacagtagtctagtgtgaggggttataacagtagtctagtgtgagtggttataacagtagtctagtgtgagtggttataacagtagtctagtgtgaggggttatgtcagtagtctagtgggaggggttatgccagtagtctagtgtg
Proteins encoded in this window:
- the pmaip1 gene encoding phorbol-12-myristate-13-acetate-induced protein 1 — encoded protein: MKLESRKSSLKRTESQKETVPNKDQKATVECAQQLRKIGDLFNLKYILADMLAKISTDPKIK